aagtagcagaaaatattggaatatAACCTGAAGTGAATGTAATGATTGATGACGGAGAGAAACGGCAAGGCAGAAGAAAACGCTTTGTTGATGAAGCATCAGGGGACGATTTAAACCAAAGCTCGAAGAACAGTTTTCAGCTAAATGTTTGCCACGTTATTACACAGCTGTAGGAAACTTGGCTGTACCGTGTGCAGCCACACGCAACACGGACACATTCCGTTTCCCGTGGAACTACGTAAGCGAACACGATTCTCCGGTCCAAGAGCTTGTGGGAAGCGACGAATCTTGCTACAGTGTAGACGTTAATAGCGAAGGTCTCTGAGAAGAAATTTTACTGTTGCAAAGATTCGTGAAGGCAATGTTGTGTCTGAGCATTTCTTCTGCGCCCTGTCAGTACCCTTTGTGAGTGAAGTGTGAGTGACGGCCTCACGGACTGTTCTGCCGGTTGCCTGCTGGCGCCTCACAAGCAGAGAGGCCGCTGACAGCTGTGGCAGGAGCCACGGACTGGCAGGGAGCGGCGAGCTGCGTCAGCTGCGGCCGCAGGGAGTGAAGTGAGGCGACAGCAGCTGAGCTGACAGGCGTATACACTCTCCACTGCACTTATTTACTCGATGTATGAGTGAAGGTAAGTGTAATTTTATTGCCTGTAGCTCCACAACTTGCGTCACCGTCTCAGCTGTGCCGTTGTGACCGATGAGTGTGGAGACTCGTGTGCGTCGTTGCGAAATTGCTTTCGTGTGCTGAAACTGGGGCCTCGGTGTTCTGTCTCCAATACAACTAGGATTGCTTTGCTCGTTGCAATCTTTTACGTCAAGTAGAGACAACAATACCAGATACAGACGATTTCCTTCATATTTTGTATGCGTGTCATGTTGTGGTCTGATTGTGTTTAGTTCAATGTAGACTGACTGTATGGTTCCAGATGATAGTCGCATTATGTAGTGTGAATACTGCTACTAATATGTCATTGTTATTAAACACAACAAGTACGGTAGAGTAGAATGTTTGCTGAATATGGAGAAGTAAATTGAGTCTGATATCAGGAGCGAAAATTCTGGTGATAGAGCTGATATAGCAGTAATCTCGGTATGTTGCAAATTAGAATAGTCTGATGTAGCACCTTGCTGACTGGTATGAAATACTTTTCAACGATCAGATATTATAGAGCAGTTGTGATTGTTCACAGTGAACTGTTGACTTTCGCCTAGTTTAGTCTGGAAGTGTACTTGTGAGATTTTTCTTGAGAGAACGATTGTCCGTTGTTACCTGGATTATTTTGCTGTTATCTGGCGTTGTCTGGGTTTTGCTACAACGTTCCTTAGAGTATTTGTGTGCTGTATGTTACTTGAAGAGGTCTGAAATTAGTGAGTCACAACACGATTCAGTTTTTTGGatctttgtttaaaaaattatgaatattgctCTCCTACAGATTTTTTCAGTTCCTGTTTTTTTGGACAGAGTTCGCTGGACTGTCTGCCTCatgacagcatctccaccagccgccTGTGGTTGTGCAGCCTGGCGATGTCCAGCGCTGTCCACCCACCAACATCAGTTGTGGCCCTCCTGTCGGCACCCGCGGCGAGCAGCGCAGCCGCCACTTCTGCGCGGCCATTGAGTGCCGCAAGATGCAGCGGCGTCCACCCCAAGTCAGTCCTGGCGTCCacctccgcccccgcccccaccagcaGCCTCGCCACCTCGACGTCTCCCCTCTGTGCTGCACAGTGCAGGGCGGTCCGCCCCCACTCGCCCCTCACCCCCACGTCGGCCCCTGCGGCGATCAGCGCCCTCAGCTCCCCCACTGCCCGCTGCTCAGCCGCCTGGACCAGCCTCCTGTCCCTCTCCTTAGCagagaggctcctgcacaaaacacacaaactgccactctctgctacaaacacacaacacacagaacgAGGAAAACAGCCACACGAGGAAACAACTGTTGCGAATACAAATCTGTCCTGAAACAAAGCTACCGTATTCCCCCTCCCACAGTACAAAACAGTGCGCAATTGTGTGCATGTATTAAATTACAGCAAATCTGTTCTATCCCCCTCATAACAAAATCTTCATTCATCTTCCATTACAAATAGCATTATACAacctctgaaagaatttcattaccaCATTTCGTCACACTCATTCCtgcaagttgaaaggtggctacactgagccacagcgccagacatTGGGCCAAAGAGTTTCATTCCGCCgactccactggcagttcttgtcgagatgcGGCAGTAGCCAGTGCTTGCTGAGACGTCGTAgtgaagagttcttgtcgagaggtcgtgCTGGAGTGTGCCTGTCGAGATGTGGTAGTGGCGAGTCGGTGTTGAGATGTTTTAGTAGGGAGTGctcgttccatgttttatgcagttgtttgatgggctagacagcagatgttgttctaatggagatattgtaatgattagagtgcttttcatcaatatatatgaaggtaacaaaactaacttttttttctcattatttcagtgtcttcaataatgcgtcattacaggttcagtcaacaaagcatctggcttgtgttcttctattagagtgtaattctggttttcttgcgtaattatagtatttctattttctttaattacttcagtataaatgatatttaaaatttcttgtcttattgaagaaaaactgtgccagatgtgtacgttgaatcgcacttccacacacagaacagctacacttgtgctttgttggcttcgtaggttttatagttgctggggacttaattaattcattgtgttaacggaaattttctttcattctttgtcgttGTTCTATGCAGTGTTTGCCTGTACAAAATGTTCACTACATGAGCCCACAAGAGAAAAGTGCTCTGTGTGATTATCGGTTTACATGCAAACTGACACTTCGATAATGCAAATACCAGAAAACGTGTTATTGGACATTACACAGCCATTACGCTTGCATATtcaaatttattgtaataaatgaaacctcagaaagcagcatcctcctttaaatgacacgacgaaagttTTCTCACTGCGCTAACATCGGGGAATGCAATCTaacaagtaaagaaggaatatctcaAGTACGGTTACAGTCACAAGTAACAAAGAGTGTGCAACTTGAAACTCGAAATGATCTGCCATAAAGTTTCGTGTTTCCCGGAGATTCGAACGCAGCACTTGATCGGATGGTTAACCAAGCACAATGAAACGTCAGAAACCGTCATTTTTAACCGGCAATGAGATGACAAACTGAAACCAGGAGACGAAAGTGTTTTGCGTTATGCGCACTCAAACCCAGTACCTATCGACACTGACTTCTAGTCATGCGTAGACGTTCTACACTGATTTACTTCATTAGCAGCGAAATGTGCGCATTTCTGTAttgtaaataaaattatgaaaattttctgcTGACTAGCAATCGAACCCTGGACACACagttgttgactacatacaaagataCCTCGACTGTGCTATTCTCTTTCACCAGTAGCcaggagtggcatgtttgaaagTGACACGACAGGACGAAAAGCTGCCCGTCTGACTTGGGACTCGAAACCAGTACCACCATTATTGTTAGCAAAGCCCAGAGAATCGGTAAAATCAGAATAATATCTCACATGTATTTTGCTGTGCTCATGCTGGAACTTAAAGTgacatgccaggattcgaacccagggatGTGTCTCTTGTGAATGTCTTTATGACTTTGCAGACAAGTGGAGACAATGAAGCAGTGGAAATGCATCATCTGAAAGTGATCAAACGTGACGAAAAGGGAGATCTGAGTTCGAATTCCAGTCCATCGTCAATATTTTCCACGTCTCAGGCTCGAATGCAGTAAGAGTCAAGTGCGATGCGCCCTTGTACAGCAATTGgctcattgatttaaaaaaaatatcgcttAAGAAAGGTGACTGGTGACAGAGGTTCGACCCGGCGTGACTTCCGCACCTGTCAATTGgctcattgatttaaaaaaaatatcgcttAAGAAAGGTGACTGGTGACAGAGGTTCGACCCGGCGTGACTTCCGCCCCTGTCAGGGCCCAACCTGTAGCGACTCTCCTCCAGGCTACCAGAGGTGGGAGAGATGCTGCTTATGCTTGTGAAAAATGATTGCCGGATGTGAGAAACGAACCCAGACCTTCATCATTTGTAGCAAGAATCGTTTCAACTTttttttactagcaactattaccaCGAATTAAAATTCATGCGAGTTGCGGTATTCGAATCCACTACATGCAGACTAGAAACTCGCGCCCTTAACcccttttatttcatttaattttttaaccattCCGAGGTCTGGCCACGACGCCTCCCCCGTACCTGTTACAGAGTCGCTGCGCTATTTTCgcgcataatttttttatttttttcatttctaattttttttttatgtttagcacttcatctgaaagaccGTGTTTGCACACAAACTAACTCAGCTGAGAGCGACGCCTTCCAAGTTCCGTGTTCACGATGGTTTGCTTTCcgatttatttctcaacatcttGTAAATCGCCCAATGCCTCAGTTCCCGAGGCTCGTTTGGGAAGTTGGTCTTCTGCCATCCCCGAGTACTGCACGCGCTGGAAGCTCCGTGCTGCGATTCCTGATACAGCGGGTGACGATGAATGTAACGcagaacagcagaaatcagtgcagTCGCTTCTGGCTAAAAGGATTTTTCACATACAGAACGAAGTGAAATAAAGTGTACTAAAAAGTACCACGTGTTCTGTCGTGAGGACCAGCTTTTCCTCCGAGATTCCTTCAACACAAAATAGACTGCTTCTGACCTatgtattttaaattagatttctgTTTCGTTAAAAATAAGTAAGTCAGTAAGAAGCACCGTTTAACACAAAAGAGCTTAAGGACGATTCATTATGATGTTCTTGCGTTCACGCCTTTGTCTATTCACTTTGCACACTGCTCCACGTAACTGTATGCACTGAAACATGTTGCGGAGTTCCTCTCGCAGTTTCCCGCCTCAGCGACGCACGCGCCGCCCCGCGGCCCGCTCGTGGCCGGCGTGCGTGCGGCGACCCACCCAGCGCCCGCCCGCCTCGCTCCCCTCTGCTGGCAGGAGGTGCGTTGTCTGTCCTCTTAGCCAGTTTACAGCATTCCTTCATTCACACGGCACGTCGCTACGATTCAAAAAGATTGGAAGGCAAGGTACTGGCAACAGAGTTCGTGTTATCGTGGCTAACAATTCTCTGATAACTCACCAGATGTCCTTCACTTGAGCGCGTACGAACCTCGCCTGCTGTCAGGTCGTGATTCTCTCACGTGCTGCCGACCACCCAGGTGGACTGCCTCAAGTCTCGCTTTGGTTGCTACTTTCCTGTTTACTGCCCTCTACCGAGTAGTTTTCACACTCGTTGGTAGGTGAGGGGTGCCGATGTTTGTCCAAATGGCCCTCCAGCCGTAGTGCGGCTACTTTTGTACAGTCACGTTTCCGCTTTTGCTTCTCATTAATTCCACGTACATGTTCTTGACTTTTACCATATTCGACAGCCAACTCTGGTTTGAGTATAACTGAGttggaatcaaaattgttcaaaaCGATAAAAGCCATTGGCGACGTGCCGTACATCTGTGGGTGCATTCCAGACAGTGGGAGTAATTTCGTCTGGTAAGTGCGGCGTGAGGGccgtgtgtgtgtcttcttccgcATCTAGTGTGTCGAACACACGAATATAGTTTCTCACTTTCTCCCAAAGTCGGCGATATttaatctccccctcccccctccccgttgCCGCCTGAGATGGTCAACGTGTCAaactttatcttaaaaatattaccaCGAGTTACAAAATGGCGCAAAGCTGACAGAAATCTTGCTGCTGTTTCACCTGTTATGGGTAAAACTTCTGCCACGCAGTTGACTTTACAGACCATCTACATATGTGCAAAGTGTGGCCTTTGGATGTCGTCAAGCCTTCTCTATGTTCTTTGACTCCAACTGGCACGCTGGCAAGCACTTTCTTAGAGTTTGCAGCTGCAGTACGATTTACGTTAGACCTGTAGTCCAGAGGCAGAACTTGGACTGAGGTCTCGCATGTTTCGCAAAGATATTCCGCACCCCACATTCATGATGTGTGCTTTACTGTTGCTTAGCTTTGAACCTGACGCAAGTTGGTATTTGTTGGTGACCTGCAATGCCTTCTGCGACTCGCTCTCGCCGGAGATCACGACACCCCGTCACCTGTGTACGCCCTACACACGATATTCTGGcgacatgtgtatgtgtgtgtgtgtgtgtgtgtgtgtgtgtgtgtgtgtgtgtgtgtgtgcgcgtgtgcgtgcgtgcagcCCTCGCAGCTGTTTCTGCAGAGCGGCCAGCAGGGCCTCAGCGGCAGTGGCGAACGAGGCCCTCCACACAGGACCACCTCGGCGCACACAACTCTTGAGTGCGAGCTGCCTGGTTAGCTGACCACTCACTGATCATGACTTGCAAACTGCTGTTcttcaacattataccaattaccttgacaaaatattgcagaaaatccaGTACGGTCATTGTTTCAAGAAGGCACTGGTGACTCTCCCTATCGAAAGCATTCCCGAAATCGAGCGACATTACGGCGCACTAGAGCGTGACAACATGTGCCGCAGCTACCATGTCGCTATATTCACGGACAGTTTGAATACTTTATCTGCCTCTACCCACCGTAGTTCCATACGGGCCAGTCACCTCATGCATTATCATTTTCACTCTCCAGCAAGAACGCGCACCATTAATTTTGTAACCACCATTCAGGACAATAACTCATCtcaagagtccctttagtcagccatagtgccagcagTGCtagtgttttcaatacagtccttaGACAGGTAGtgcttttttattgttttctacatGAAGTGTGTGGTAACCACAGTTAAGTTAACTagtagccgcctttagtgaattagcagtctagttaaaagttgattaactctctacagtaaattgattccttaggacggataggatgtgtgaccgctgtgtacggacgcagggggagctggccactgtttgcgaacagctgagcgtgttgatggccgcggtcagccgtcttcaggctgctgcctcggagtgtagcggcagtggggagtccggtgtgtcgcaaggtacaccccaggtgttacacgcgtcacccactgtccctgctgtcgagacatcttcgcgggtaccgggcgcggttgggccaccctctccccaaggggagtggcgggttcagcggcgttcgcggcgcacgaggcggagggtcaatgtggaggctggccgagtggcatcgcccgctctgcctgtgagtggacatgtggccgctccttcagcaaggtccgagcaggcacacggggggaggggtttattagttgttgggagctccaacgttaggcttcGGGAAAAAGCGGAAAGGTCTGAGAAATAGGCCagcgttcactctgtctgcttgccggggggtttcacccgagatgtggaggaggccctgccggcggcgatagagagcactgcgtgcacccgactgcaaactgttgctcatatcggcaccaatgactcctgccgtctgggtccagaggtcatcctcagttcgtacaggcggttgacagagttggtgaaggcagaaagcctcgctcgcggggtggaatctaagccaactatttgtagtatcgttcccagaaccgatcgcggtcctctggtttggagccgagtggaaggcttaaaccagaggctcagacgattctgcggagatctggggtgcaaatttcccgacctccgctatcgggtggagaaatgtagggtccccctgaataggtcaggcgtgcactacacgccggaagcggctacaagggtagcggagtacgtgtggagtgcacatggtgttttttttaggttagagaatcccctccctaggcccgacaacacgcctcctgagacgcagcaaggtaggagtaggcaaaatgcaacagggaataacaatattaatgtgctaatagtaaactccaggagcgtctacagaaaggtcccagaactgctctcattaataaacggtcacaacgctcatatagtactagggacagaaagttggctgaaaccgacGTAtatagtaatgaaatcctaaattcagattggaatgtataccgcagagacaggctggacagtgaagggggaggcgtgtttatagccataagaagtgcaatagtatcgaaggaaattgacggagatccgaaatgcgaaataatttgggtgaaggtcacggttaatgcaggctcagacatggtaattggatgtctctataggccccctggctcagcagctgttgtggctgagcacctgaaggataatttggaaaatatttcgagtagatttccccaccatgttatagttctgggtggaaattttaatttgccggatatagactgggagactgaaatgttcataacgggtggcacggacaaagaatccagtgaaattttttcaagtgctttatctgaaaagtatcttgagcagttaaacagagaatcgactcgtggcgataacatattggaccttctggtgacaaacagacccgaactatttgaaacagttaacgcagaacagggaatcaactaTCATAaactggttactgcatcgatgatttcagccgtaaatagaaatattaaaaaaggtaggaagatttttctgtttagcaaaagtgacaaaaagcagatttcagagtacctgacggctcaacacaaaacttttgatttaagtacagacagtgttgaggatcagtggacaaagttcaaaaccatcgtacaatatgcgttagatgagtatgtgccaagcaagatcgtaacaaatgggaaagagccaccgcggtacaacaaccgagttagaaaactgctgcggaaacaaagggaacttcacagcaaacacaaacatagccaacaccttgcagacaaacaaaaattacgcgaagcgaaatgtaatgtgaggagggccatacgagaggcgttcaatgaattcgaaagtaaagttctatgtactgacgtggcagaaaatcctaagaaattttggtcttgtctcaaagcggtaggtggatcaaaacaaaatgtccagacactctgcgaccaaaatggttctgaaacagaggatggcagactaaaggccgaaatactaaatctctttttccaaacctgtttcacaaaggaagaatgcactgtagttccttctctagattgtcgcacagatgacaaaatggtagatatcgaaataaacgacagagggatagagaaacaattgaaatcgctcaaaagaggaaaggccgctggacctgatgggataccagttcgattttacacagagtacgcgaaggaacttgccccccttcttgcagcggtgtaccgtaggtctctagaagagcgtagcgttccaaaggattggaaaagggcacacgtcatccccgttttcaagaagggacgtcgaacagatgtgcagaactatagacctatatctctaacgtcgatcagctgtagaattttggaacacgtattatgttcgagtataatgactttctggagactagaaatctactgtgtaggaatcagcatgggtttcgaaaaagacgatcgtgtgaaacccagctcgcgccattagtccacgagactcagagggccatagacacgggttcccgggtaggtgccgtgtttcttgacttacgcaaggcgttcgatacagttctccacagtcgtttaatgaacaaagtaagagcatatggactatcagaccaattgtgtgactggattgaagagttcctaggtaacagaacgcagcatgtcgttctcaatggagagaagtcttccgaagtaagagtgatttcaggtgtgccgcaggggagtgtcgtaggaccgttgctgttcacaatatacttaaatgaccttgtggatgacatccgaagttcactgaggctttttgagaatgatgctgtggtatatcgagaggctggaacgacggaaaattgtactgaaatgcaggaggatctgcagcgaattgatgcatggtgtagggaatggcaatcttatctcaatgtagacaagtgtaatgtgctgctaatacacagaaagaaaaatcccatattatttagctacaatatagcaactcaggaactggaaccagttaattccgtaaattatctgggagtatgcattaggagtgatttaaaatggaataatcatataatgttgatcgtcgataaagcagatgcc
Above is a window of Schistocerca cancellata isolate TAMUIC-IGC-003103 chromosome 11, iqSchCanc2.1, whole genome shotgun sequence DNA encoding:
- the LOC126108173 gene encoding ankyrin repeat domain-containing protein 65-like yields the protein MVAHDCPSDPPTPPSVENCSGGGRSRHSVEARLNANRKKSIKKGCNANRDGGLQSLSAKERDRRLVQAAEQRAVGELRALIAAGADVGVRGEWGRTALHCAAQRGDVEVARLLVGAGAEVDARTDLGWTPLHLAALNGRAEVAAALLAAGADRRATTDVGGWTALDIARLHNHRRLVEMLS